In one bacterium HR11 genomic region, the following are encoded:
- a CDS encoding Bifunctional IPC transferase and DIPP synthase, with product MRVDVAGLLAAGSGDRFRQAGYATPKPLIPVAGTPLIGRTLALLEAGGIRVVYAVVREAFAEAVRRYVEGLPLRLTVHWVVRTTPGSLHSFFALAPFLREHPRFLLATVDTVADPAEFQAFLAAGRADDVSWDGLLACTAFVQDEHPLWIRVDAEHRIREVAPPPARATCVTGGLYVFSSRVFQMMGSAQAQSVHRLRDFLRLLAESGYRLQGYHFSRIIDVDDPADLAEAERFVGPRAGRPTGRRE from the coding sequence ATGCGGGTCGACGTCGCGGGTCTCTTGGCCGCCGGTTCGGGCGATCGGTTCCGTCAGGCCGGGTACGCCACACCCAAGCCCCTGATTCCGGTCGCCGGCACGCCCCTGATCGGTCGGACGCTGGCGCTCCTGGAAGCGGGCGGTATCCGGGTCGTCTACGCCGTCGTCCGGGAGGCCTTTGCAGAAGCCGTGCGTCGCTATGTCGAGGGCTTGCCCCTGCGTCTGACGGTCCACTGGGTCGTCCGGACGACGCCCGGCTCGCTTCATAGCTTCTTCGCCCTCGCCCCTTTCTTGCGGGAGCACCCCCGCTTTCTACTGGCGACCGTCGACACCGTAGCCGACCCCGCCGAGTTCCAGGCGTTCCTGGCCGCCGGCCGGGCGGACGACGTTTCCTGGGACGGCCTCCTGGCCTGCACGGCCTTCGTTCAAGACGAACACCCCCTCTGGATTCGGGTCGACGCCGAGCACCGCATCCGGGAGGTCGCCCCGCCGCCGGCGCGGGCGACGTGCGTGACGGGCGGTCTGTACGTCTTCAGTTCCCGCGTCTTCCAGATGATGGGGTCCGCTCAGGCCCAGAGCGTTCATCGCTTACGGGACTTCCTCCGACTTCTGGCCGAGAGCGGATACCGCTTGCAGGGATATCATTTTTCTCGGATCATCGACGTGGACGACCCGGCAGACCTGGCCGAGGCGGAGCGATTCGTGGGTCCACGGGCCGGTCGGCCGACGGGCCGGAGGGAGTGA